From Bacillota bacterium LX-D:
TCTAAAGCGCACGATTCTGAGGCTAAGACGTAGCTGCCTCTCTTTAGTTTTCCTAAGCATAATGGCCTTACTCCATGAGGATCTCTGGCTCCAACTAATTGGTTTTCTGTTAAAACCAGTACCGAATAGGCTCCTTGGACCTGGGTAAATACTTGGGCAAGTAATTCTGGTGAAAACTGGGCCTCGGTTCCGGTTAATAATTTGAGGATAACTTCGCTATCGCTAGTCGTTTCGAATTTAACGCCTTTGGTGGCTAACCGCTTGCGCAGTTTAAAGCTGTTGACCAGGTTGCCATTATGGGCCAATGCTATATTTGGGGTGCTGGAGGAAGAAAGTAAGGGCTGAGCATTGGCCAATGTGCTTTGACCAGTTGTGGAATAACGCACATGGCCAATGGCAAAATCCCCCTTTAAATCAGCTAATTTTTCCTTCGTAAAAACATCTGTCACCAGACCCATTCCTTTGTGCAACTGCAAACTTTTTCCATCTGCAGCAGCAATGCCGGCACTTTCCTGCCCCCGGTGCTGAAGGGCCAATAAACCGTAATAGGTGAGACGGGAGACATCTTCTAAAGGAGCGTAAATACCAAAGACACCACATTCGTCCTTAGGTTTGTCATCAATCTGCTTAGGGGCCATCATGGTTTTTAAGCAATACCAAAGTATTTGGCAGCTACATCACTGGCGCAATTGGTACCGCACATAGCACAGCCGTCTTGCTGAGGTTGTTTTGCTTTAATTGCCCGAGCTTTTTCAGGATCAATGGCAAAGGAGAGCTGTTTGTCAAAATCTAAGGCTACTCTAGCCTGGGCCATTGCTAAATCTTTAGCTTGAGAACTAGTTTTCTTACGAGCTATATTTACGGCATGAGCAGCCATTTTAATGGCCAAAATACCCTGTTTAACATCTTCGTCAGTAGGCAGTCCTAAATGTTCAGCAGGTGTTACATAGCAGAGAAAATCTGCTCCTACGTAGCCGGCATAGGCTCCGCCGATAGCTGCTGTAAGATGATCATAGCCAGGGGCAATATCTGTGGCCAAAGTCCCTAGGATATAATAGGGGGCATTGTGACATAAACGTTTTTGGAGCAAAATAGTGGTATCTACATGATGGAGAGGAACGTGTCCAGGACCTTCAACCATAACTTGAACTCCAGCTTCCTGAGCTCTTTTTACTAATTCTCCGGCGACGATTAAACCGGCAATTTGGGCAGCGTCTAGAGAATCAGCTAAGGAGCCAGGCCGAATAGCATCTCCAACACTTAAGACTACATCATATTTTTTCATAATCTCTAGGACCCGGTCAAATTGCTCATAGAGGGGGTTTTCTTTTTCGTTGTGGAGCATCCAGCCTGTCATAAATGAACCTCCGCGGCTTACAACATCAGTAACACGGCCGGTTTTCTGCAATTGATCCAAGACAGTCATGTTCAGGGCAGCATGAACGGCCATAAAATCCATCCCATCGGCAGCTTGTTTTTCAATTATGGCAAAAATATCCTCAGGATCCATTTTAACAATATTGCCGTTTTTTTCAATTGATTCAATTCCTGCTTGATAAAGAGGAACGCAGCCTACGGCAACATTGGCATTTTCCAAAGAAAACTTCCGCATGGCATCAATGTCCCCGCCTGTACTTAAGTCCATAACGGAATTGCAGCCAGCTGCTTCAGCAGCCCTTAATTTTATACCTTCAAATTCATAGGAATCCCTGTCGCTGGAAGTGCCATATAAGGCGTTAATTTTAACGGTTAAACCAGCGCCAATTCCACAGGGCCTAATTTTTTTATACTTTTTACGATTTTGATTAATGGGGATGACAATGCTTCCCTTGGCAATACCTTCTTGGATAAATTCCACAGGGAGTTGTTCATATTCTGCAACTTTTTGCATTTCCTCTGTTATATTACCGGCTCTTGCTTCTAATACTTGGGTTGTCATGGTTATAACCTTCCTTTTCCTATAGATTTTGTATTTAACAGCTTACTTTGGCAGTATGTAAAAACTCGGAAACAACTTTCATAGCACAGTATTTGCCACACATAGTACATTCCGAGGAAAAATCACCGCTGCGCTCTTTCCAGATTTTTTCCGCTCTTTCCGGATCAACAGCCAAGGCAAATTGTTTTTTCCAATCCAATAATTTTCTAGCCTTAGACATTGCTAAATCCCACTGGTCGGCTCCTGGCACGCCCTTAGCTACATCGCCGGCATGGGCAGCAATACGGGCAATAATTACACCTTCATGGACTTCTTCCACATCGGGGAGGCCCAGGTGCTCAGAAGCAGTTACATAACAAATGAAATCTGCTCCGGACCAAGCGCTAAGGGCTCCTCCAATGGCTGCATTATAGTGGTCATAACCAGGGGTAATATCAGTTACCAGAGGACCAAAGACAAAGTAAGGTGCTCCTTGACAAAGTGTTTTTTGTAAATTGATGGTAGACTTTATTTGATCAACAGGTACATGACCAGGACCTTTAACCATAATCTGGACACCTGCTTTTCTAGCCCTCCGGACTAAATCCCCTAAGATAGACATTTCTTTAACTTGAGGCCAATCTAAGGAGTCAGCAATAGCACCGGGACGCATTCCATCGGCTAAACTTATGGTCACATCATATTTTCGGCAAATCTCCAAAATACGATCATAATAGGTATAAAGAGGATTTTCCTTACCAGTGTGGACCATCCAGCCAATTAAATGGGAACCTCCATAGCTAACTAAGGGATCTACCCGGCCTTCACTTTTTGCTAGTTCCATAACCTCTCTAGTTAGGCCGCAGTGCATAGCTAAAAAGTCTACTCCGTCAGCAGCTTGGCGTTCAATAACTTCTAAAAGTTCCTCTTCTTTCATTTCTAAGGAGGAACCGTATTTAGCAGCTGCTTCCGCCATGGCCTGGTAGAGGGGGAGAGTCCCTACAGGTGTTGGGGTGGCTAAGAGTGATTCTTTCCGCATGGCATCTATATCTCCGCTGACACTTAAATCCATAATAGAATCTGTTTTGGCGTGGACAGCGGCTTTAATTTTCGCCAACTCTGTATTGGGATCGCAAGTTGAGCCATATAAGCCAACACTGGCGCTAACTTTGGTCCTTAGGCCTGCTCCAATACCTGTAGGTTTACGATTTGTTCTGTTAATATTACAGGGAATAACAATTGTACCTGCGGCCACTCCTGCTCGAATAAATTCTGGGCTTACATTTTCATCCTTCGCTACTTGTTCCATTTCAACTGTAATAATGCCTTGTACTGCACTCTCAATTTGGGTCAATTTAATTACCTCCTCACAGAATATTTGTAATTTTGCAAATAATTGGCAACAATTTTAAAATACATTTCCATTGAAATTTGCTTAGTGCTAAAGCAGTTTTCGAAAAATAAAAAAGTCCACAACTAAAATTAGTTGTAGACTTTTCCATGATCTACGAACTTCACCGCCTTTACACACGAAGGCTGGTTCAGAGTAATAGGCAGGTCTCCTGACTAACGGGTCATAGCTCGCATTTATGCCTTCCCAGGCTGAGCCCAGTGACATAAACAACTCTCCGACTACAGTGGCGGGTCCGTGCCGTTTGTGGGATAACCACTTCGGACTTCCCTATTATTCCCAAGGGAACCTATTACCGTATTTGATTATATAAGTAATATATATTCTCTAAAACTATTTGTCAATACTTTTTTTCTAAAAAAGCAATAAAATTTAGCTTTTTATTTCAATCTTCCAGTAAAGCAGCTATTCTGCTTTGAGCATCATTTACTAAAACAGCCACTTTATCATCTGTCAATTCTTTACCTGCTTCCAAATCTTGCAGTATCTTTTCAAAGCTAGCCACAAGCAAATTGTTGATCTGAGAGTAACGGCTGCCGGCATTTTCTGGCGACTGTCTTCTGCCGCTCCAAATGGGATCCATTTGCACAAATAAATAATTAGTGATTTGGCTCATGGCTTGAGCAAAGTTAGCAATCTGGGGATGGAGAAAAGAAGTCATCCCTTCATAGGTAGTAGCGCGTAACTGCAATCTACCTGCTTCCTGTAATGCTTGATAGGCTTTAGTACCTTGCAAAATAATTTGGGGATGATAAAGTACATTAGCTGTAATGGCTAAATTATTGAGCAAAGAGTTTCTTTGGAGAAATGAAAAATTAAGGCGCAAATCTTCCACAGAAGAGTCTGGCTCAAACATAATAAATCCGACGTTGGGCTCAATGCCATGGTGACGTAAAATCCTTAGAGCATTTTCATTTTGGGCAACGGTAGTCATTTTATTTAAACGCTTGAGGGAAGCATCTTTCCCACTTTCTAAGCCAATTAGAATATGGCGCAGTCCAGCATCCACTAAAGCCCCAATTGTTTCCTCCCGAATGTCATTAGCCCGAGCTTCAATGCCGAAATGTATCTTTCGTGCTTTCAAAAGCTCCGCTAAGACTAGGGCTCTTTCCTGGCCTTGCTGCCCTGGACCAAAAAAGTTAGGGTCAGTAAAGTAAAAGTCCTTTTTCTGGTATTTAGCAATAACTTCATCAATTTCGGCGGCGATATTTTCAGGACTTCTTCCTCGCCATTTGGTGCAGCCATAGTATGGGTTAATGTAGCAAAAAGTACAGCCTCCATAACAGCCTCGGCTGCCTTCCAAATTTACTTCTCCTATGTTTAGCATTGCTTTAGTCCGTAAGGGGAAGGGCAGCTGATTTAAATCGGCAATTACTTCCCGACGCTGACCATGGAAAGCACCTTCTTCGTCCTGCCAAGCAAGGCCGGGAATATTTTTAAAATTATCATTGGTAAAGGGCTGAGCAGCTAACTGGGCAAAGGTAATCTCAGGTTCTCCTAAAATTACTGCGGCAATAGCCGGACAGTGGTGCAAAATCTCTTTGTAAGCAAAGGTAGGATAATAACCATAGGCTACTATGGTGTCAACCAATCCTTGCTTTTGAATTTTTTGCAAGAATGTATAAAGCTTTACATTATTTTCCCAGTTATAGACTAAATGAATCCCTAGGAGATCAGGCTGAAAGGCTGCTATTTTTTGCTCTATTTCCTCATAAGCTAATTTCTCCAGGTAACCTTCGACTATTTTCACTTCATGCCCTTGACTAACTAACATGGCGGCGCTGTAGCCTGTAATTAGGCTGGAAGAAAGCGGAGTATTGGCAATGTCATTACAGCGCCCTGGGTCCGTTTGTCGAGGGTGTTCCAGTAAAAGAATTTTCATTCTATTTTACCTCCTGCCACATAAAAACATTGTTCCATAAATGATAAGTTTCCAGTTCATAACGCAAAGTTTCATAGGGCTTAGGGTTGTAGTAAACAGGGTAGAGCAGGTCTGTTTCGGGACCAATTAACCCTTCCTCTGCGGCTCTGGCGGCAATGGCGGTTCCCGGCATAATGCGAATATTATTTAAGACAATGGTACCGAGATTTCTTTGGGTTCGGTGCAGCTCATAAAGCCGATGGAGCAATTGTTTACTTTCCCTAATAGTTTCTTGATTTTCCCCAGGTACATTGACCATAAAATGGTACATAGTAACTACCTCAGTACTGGCAGCCAAGGCTGCTGCTTGCAGAATATCATCGATGCTTAAATTTTTGCCTAAAACAGCCAATGCTTCTTCATGAAGACCATCTGGCGAAAAGGAAAAACAGTTGCAGCCTCCTTTGGCAAAAAGTTGAATATTATTTTTGTTTAAGCAGTCTTCACGGAAAAAGCCGCTCCAAGTTATGTGTAACTCCCGCCGGATTATTTCTTCGCAAATTGCTTCTAAATGCCCAGCAGGCATATTAATGACAGGGTCGTTAAAATGAAAATTAGTAACTCCATATTTCTTATATAAAAACTCTAATTCATCTACTACTTCCAAAGGCTGACGACAGCGCATTTTTTTCCCTTGCAGCTGATGATAAACGCAGTAGGTGCAGTTTAAAGGACAGCCTCTTTTAGTTTCAATGCCTATTGTAGGAACATAATTGTTGATGCCCTCGTAAAGCTTAGGCGATAATAGCTCACGGTTAGGCACTACATAAGCTTCTAAGTCATAATCCCTGGCCGGAGGATTCAGCTGCACCTTGTTGTCTTGGCGGAAACACAATCCCTTAATGTCTGGGGGATTGTCAAGTGCAGCAAGTAGGGCCGGGAAAGAATGTTCTGCTTCTCCCCGGATGCCATAATGAATTTCCGGCAGTTCATTCATAATCCGTTCAGGAAAAAGGGAAAAACCCGTCCCTCCGGCAATGATCCGAGCCGTAGGCAGCAGGGCGGCAATGAGACGCACTGTGGCAATAAAAGGAGGGAGGAGGGAACTGGTTTTATTAGCCAAAGGATCAATATTGCGCAAGGACAAGCCTACAACCTCAGGCTGGTACTCTAGTAATTTCTCTTTTAGTTCTCCATAAGGATCCAAAGTAGTATTCATATCTAAGAGAGCAACTTCATGGCCGGCTCTTTTTAAATGGGTAGCTAAAGTTACAATGCCGATGGGATATACCTTTTCTTGGGTAAAACCTTCCACAGAAGGGGTTTGCACCATAAGTACACGCATTTTATTCACTCCAGTAACAAAATAGCATAGTATTTAATAAAATCATCTTGGTCAGCTAAGGTTTTTAAACTAAGCCCTGCATTTCTGACCGTTGTAAAAACATCAATGCCTGAACTTTCCATGGAAGGCCGGGCATTTTTAGTGTTATGGCAAATGCCGTCAGCAGCACACTGGTTACAGATACTGCAAGGCCCTGCCCAATAAGCAAGAGCTTTATGGTAGCCGGCTTTAAATGCCGTTTTTTCAGCTTGCAGCACCAGCTTTTGAAACTCATTAGTAGGGGGAGCTCCTTGTAATAGCAAACACTGAGTATAATCCGCCAGTACTTGACGGGTTTTTTCCGCAGTAGGGCTATTAGGTGGACAGTGAGGTTTCCCATAACTGCTGCAGCCAAACTGACAGCGGAGAGCTGTCCAGTTTGGTATATGGATTGCTTCTATAGGAATAGGCAAAGCCTGTTGGAATCCTAAAGTTTTAATTTTAGCAGCTAATTGAGTTTTTTTGTCTAAACAAAGATTTTCTAAAATATTTTCCTCTTTGGCTGCCACAATTAAGGCCGTATCCGAGGCCGGAGATAGAAGCTCAGTTTGGTAAAGTTTTAACTTGGCTAATTCCTCTTTCACCCAACTGGCAGGAAATACTCTGCCATTATAGGTATTGGTCAGCATATTCAAATCAAAGAGGGCTGCTTTAGCTGGGTTGTGCTCATCAAAGAAATCATGAATCAATAAGATACCGTTGCTTTTCAGGCACTTTGCTGCTTTGTGCAGCAGCTCAGGAATTTCTTCCTCGGAATAAGCGTGAATAATGTTAGATAGTATGACTAAATCAAAGCTATTATCCTCCACAGGCCAATCCTCTAGAATATTGGCAGGATAGAAATTAAGCCTGGCTCCATACTTTTCGCCAGCTAATTCCCGGCCATAGTCCAGTACCTGCTGAAGGTCTAGTAAAGTTGCCTCAGTTTGGGGGAAACGATCTAAAAAACCTTTAGCAACTGTGCCTACTCCAGAGCCTACATCTAAAATTTTTCCTGACAAATTAATCCGGGCAAAGAAAGGCAGCATT
This genomic window contains:
- the bzaB gene encoding B12 lower ligand biosynthesis ThiC-like protein BzaB, whose amino-acid sequence is MTTQVLEARAGNITEEMQKVAEYEQLPVEFIQEGIAKGSIVIPINQNRKKYKKIRPCGIGAGLTVKINALYGTSSDRDSYEFEGIKLRAAEAAGCNSVMDLSTGGDIDAMRKFSLENANVAVGCVPLYQAGIESIEKNGNIVKMDPEDIFAIIEKQAADGMDFMAVHAALNMTVLDQLQKTGRVTDVVSRGGSFMTGWMLHNEKENPLYEQFDRVLEIMKKYDVVLSVGDAIRPGSLADSLDAAQIAGLIVAGELVKRAQEAGVQVMVEGPGHVPLHHVDTTILLQKRLCHNAPYYILGTLATDIAPGYDHLTAAIGGAYAGYVGADFLCYVTPAEHLGLPTDEDVKQGILAIKMAAHAVNIARKKTSSQAKDLAMAQARVALDFDKQLSFAIDPEKARAIKAKQPQQDGCAMCGTNCASDVAAKYFGIA
- the thiC gene encoding phosphomethylpyrimidine synthase ThiC — protein: MTQIESAVQGIITVEMEQVAKDENVSPEFIRAGVAAGTIVIPCNINRTNRKPTGIGAGLRTKVSASVGLYGSTCDPNTELAKIKAAVHAKTDSIMDLSVSGDIDAMRKESLLATPTPVGTLPLYQAMAEAAAKYGSSLEMKEEELLEVIERQAADGVDFLAMHCGLTREVMELAKSEGRVDPLVSYGGSHLIGWMVHTGKENPLYTYYDRILEICRKYDVTISLADGMRPGAIADSLDWPQVKEMSILGDLVRRARKAGVQIMVKGPGHVPVDQIKSTINLQKTLCQGAPYFVFGPLVTDITPGYDHYNAAIGGALSAWSGADFICYVTASEHLGLPDVEEVHEGVIIARIAAHAGDVAKGVPGADQWDLAMSKARKLLDWKKQFALAVDPERAEKIWKERSGDFSSECTMCGKYCAMKVVSEFLHTAKVSC
- a CDS encoding radical SAM protein, whose amino-acid sequence is MKILLLEHPRQTDPGRCNDIANTPLSSSLITGYSAAMLVSQGHEVKIVEGYLEKLAYEEIEQKIAAFQPDLLGIHLVYNWENNVKLYTFLQKIQKQGLVDTIVAYGYYPTFAYKEILHHCPAIAAVILGEPEITFAQLAAQPFTNDNFKNIPGLAWQDEEGAFHGQRREVIADLNQLPFPLRTKAMLNIGEVNLEGSRGCYGGCTFCYINPYYGCTKWRGRSPENIAAEIDEVIAKYQKKDFYFTDPNFFGPGQQGQERALVLAELLKARKIHFGIEARANDIREETIGALVDAGLRHILIGLESGKDASLKRLNKMTTVAQNENALRILRHHGIEPNVGFIMFEPDSSVEDLRLNFSFLQRNSLLNNLAITANVLYHPQIILQGTKAYQALQEAGRLQLRATTYEGMTSFLHPQIANFAQAMSQITNYLFVQMDPIWSGRRQSPENAGSRYSQINNLLVASFEKILQDLEAGKELTDDKVAVLVNDAQSRIAALLED
- the bzaD gene encoding B12 lower ligand biosynthesis radical SAM protein BzaD; this translates as MRVLMVQTPSVEGFTQEKVYPIGIVTLATHLKRAGHEVALLDMNTTLDPYGELKEKLLEYQPEVVGLSLRNIDPLANKTSSLLPPFIATVRLIAALLPTARIIAGGTGFSLFPERIMNELPEIHYGIRGEAEHSFPALLAALDNPPDIKGLCFRQDNKVQLNPPARDYDLEAYVVPNRELLSPKLYEGINNYVPTIGIETKRGCPLNCTYCVYHQLQGKKMRCRQPLEVVDELEFLYKKYGVTNFHFNDPVINMPAGHLEAICEEIIRRELHITWSGFFREDCLNKNNIQLFAKGGCNCFSFSPDGLHEEALAVLGKNLSIDDILQAAALAASTEVVTMYHFMVNVPGENQETIRESKQLLHRLYELHRTQRNLGTIVLNNIRIMPGTAIAARAAEEGLIGPETDLLYPVYYNPKPYETLRYELETYHLWNNVFMWQEVK
- a CDS encoding DUF2284 domain-containing protein — its product is MSPLAFLQNDPQTTNPQYLEDLATAYWFSEALFTAVELDVFTAMEPNGKSLAELTKLLKLNQGALKRFLKALCSLGLLFEFQETYFNTKISRQYLVKTSQDYQGEAILWRKYLTENWRSLQGCLQAGRRVVFAQNDEDPQELIDRIRKYSRAMSAAAQTKVQEMLPFFARINLSGKILDVGSGVGTVAKGFLDRFPQTEATLLDLQQVLDYGRELAGEKYGARLNFYPANILEDWPVEDNSFDLVILSNIIHAYSEEEIPELLHKAAKCLKSNGILLIHDFFDEHNPAKAALFDLNMLTNTYNGRVFPASWVKEELAKLKLYQTELLSPASDTALIVAAKEENILENLCLDKKTQLAAKIKTLGFQQALPIPIEAIHIPNWTALRCQFGCSSYGKPHCPPNSPTAEKTRQVLADYTQCLLLQGAPPTNEFQKLVLQAEKTAFKAGYHKALAYWAGPCSICNQCAADGICHNTKNARPSMESSGIDVFTTVRNAGLSLKTLADQDDFIKYYAILLLE